One Halalkalicoccus sp. NIPERK01 DNA segment encodes these proteins:
- a CDS encoding rhomboid family intramembrane serine protease, which yields MSTRRGSPTIETLFVFGVVFVVQAATSLVGIMAFLFVLAPPVEVRPWTLVTSVYAHGGVGHLLANSLALLVFGLLVERRTTRLRFHAFFVTTGILAGVAQITLGSLAGPAQGVLGASGAIFALMGYVLAGNVVSATLLDRFRLSGRLQLLLFVVLAAVVTLATGAPGVALIAHFTGLVLGLVAGRAGLLDVRNGRHK from the coding sequence ATGAGCACCCGACGCGGGAGCCCGACGATCGAGACGCTGTTCGTCTTCGGCGTCGTCTTCGTCGTCCAGGCGGCGACCAGCCTCGTCGGGATCATGGCGTTCCTGTTCGTGCTCGCGCCGCCCGTCGAGGTCAGGCCGTGGACGCTGGTGACGAGCGTCTACGCCCACGGGGGCGTGGGCCACCTGCTCGCGAACTCGCTCGCGTTGCTCGTGTTCGGCCTGCTGGTCGAGCGCCGAACCACCCGACTTCGATTCCACGCCTTCTTCGTCACCACCGGGATACTCGCGGGCGTCGCCCAGATCACGCTGGGGAGCCTCGCGGGCCCCGCACAGGGCGTCCTCGGTGCCAGCGGCGCGATCTTCGCGCTGATGGGCTACGTGCTCGCGGGCAACGTGGTCTCGGCGACGCTGCTCGATCGGTTTCGGCTGAGCGGGCGGCTCCAGCTCCTCCTGTTCGTCGTCCTCGCGGCGGTCGTGACGCTCGCGACGGGCGCGCCGGGCGTCGCGCTGATCGCGCACTTCACCGGCCTCGTCCTCGGGCTCGTCGCCGGGCGCGCGGGGCTGCTCGACGTGCGAAACGGAAGGCACAAATAA